The proteins below are encoded in one region of Ereboglobus luteus:
- a CDS encoding alpha-amylase family glycosyl hydrolase, which translates to METNDLNTTGSVLVSPGDANETKEDSIRERIALLYPSEQAGAIARQLIALAREYKQRIISRASGWSQRDALLITYADTIQSANRPPLQALDRFLSANIGDAISFVHLLPFFPFSSDDGFSIIDYRQVRPELGAWTDVVKLASHYRIVADAVVNHASQHSRYVRGHCAGDPDYMDFVVRLDPKTDTSGVLRTRNLPLLHPFATKRGQEYFWTTFSADQVDLNFKNPKVLVEMTDVLLFYVLNGASVLRLDAIPYLWKQIGTSCAHLPQTHEIIKLWRDIIDIAAPHVLLLTETNVPHDENISYFGNAGDEAQIIYNFSLPPLLLWSLHSGNASVLTDWARTLEYIGPNATYLNITATHDGIGMRPTEGILTEAQRAELCDLARKNGGDITGKFNSDGSISVYELNITYFDAINNPSGDTPLSTQIDRFVLSQAVPMALMGIPAFYLPSLLGSRNATDLVKATGRPRSINRPSFDTAALDSELADAASLRPAVLSRITQLLRIRATLPAFHPDAAQQILDQGAALFLVRRQSRDARQTIVAAHNVTGTPATLTLPGGPWRDAISGGTATGQTTLPAYAVRWFVSQE; encoded by the coding sequence ATGGAAACAAACGATCTTAACACAACCGGCAGCGTCCTCGTTTCGCCCGGCGACGCCAATGAAACAAAGGAGGATTCGATCCGCGAGCGAATCGCCCTTCTGTATCCGAGTGAACAAGCCGGCGCCATTGCGCGCCAGCTGATCGCGCTCGCCCGTGAATACAAACAGCGCATTATTTCGCGCGCGTCCGGCTGGTCCCAGCGCGACGCCCTGCTGATCACCTACGCCGACACAATCCAAAGCGCAAACCGCCCGCCGCTGCAGGCGCTTGACCGGTTTCTTTCCGCCAATATCGGCGACGCCATCAGCTTCGTCCACCTGCTGCCTTTTTTTCCTTTTTCCAGCGACGACGGTTTTTCCATTATTGATTATCGCCAGGTGCGCCCCGAGCTGGGCGCGTGGACCGACGTGGTAAAGCTCGCCTCGCACTATCGCATTGTCGCCGATGCCGTCGTCAACCACGCGTCCCAGCACAGCCGCTACGTCCGGGGGCATTGCGCGGGCGATCCCGACTACATGGACTTCGTTGTCCGGCTCGACCCCAAGACGGACACCAGCGGCGTCCTGCGCACGCGCAATCTTCCCTTGCTGCATCCGTTCGCGACCAAGCGAGGACAGGAATATTTTTGGACGACATTTTCCGCCGACCAAGTCGATCTCAACTTCAAGAATCCAAAGGTCCTGGTCGAGATGACCGATGTGCTTCTTTTCTATGTTCTCAACGGCGCGTCCGTCCTCCGCCTGGACGCCATTCCCTACCTGTGGAAACAAATCGGCACGTCCTGCGCGCACCTGCCGCAAACCCACGAAATAATAAAGCTCTGGCGCGATATTATAGACATCGCCGCGCCCCACGTGCTGTTGCTCACGGAAACCAATGTCCCCCACGACGAGAATATCAGTTATTTTGGAAACGCGGGCGACGAGGCGCAGATTATATATAATTTTTCCCTTCCCCCGCTTCTTCTCTGGAGCCTTCACTCGGGCAATGCGAGCGTGCTCACCGACTGGGCGCGCACGCTCGAATACATCGGCCCCAATGCCACTTATTTGAACATCACCGCCACGCATGACGGCATCGGAATGCGCCCGACCGAGGGCATCCTCACGGAGGCGCAACGCGCGGAGCTTTGCGATCTCGCCAGGAAAAACGGCGGCGACATCACGGGCAAATTCAATTCCGACGGCTCGATCTCCGTGTATGAACTCAACATCACCTATTTTGATGCGATCAACAATCCATCCGGCGACACTCCGCTCTCCACGCAAATAGATCGCTTTGTTTTGTCGCAAGCCGTGCCCATGGCGCTCATGGGAATCCCCGCCTTTTACCTCCCTTCCCTCCTAGGCTCGCGCAACGCCACCGACCTCGTCAAGGCAACGGGACGCCCGCGCAGCATCAACCGCCCCTCGTTCGACACCGCCGCGCTCGACAGCGAGCTCGCGGACGCCGCGTCCCTGCGCCCGGCGGTGCTTTCTCGAATAACACAACTGCTGAGAATCCGCGCCACGCTTCCCGCGTTTCATCCGGACGCGGCGCAGCAAATCCTCGACCAGGGCGCGGCGCTCTTCCTGGTGCGCCGGCAATCGCGCGACGCCCGGCAAACAATTGTCGCCGCGCACAACGTCACCGGAACACCCGCGACGCTCACACTTCCCGGCGGGCCCTGGCGCGACGCGATTTCGGGCGGGACGGCAACCGGGCAAACAACACTCCCCGCCTATGCGGTCCGGTGGTTTGTGTCACAAGAATAA
- a CDS encoding DUF4132 domain-containing protein translates to MTTRTFEFSDGSSNKFWTITLDGKAHTVNYGRIGTAGQTQTKEFASDSDAQKSFDKLVAEKTKKGYVEKTAGAPLAPVAPVAKKEKPAPVAAAKKEAVPAQPAAAPAPAPEPAPAFSINAALRREIDLDAADWAAVPEDFPLPDGAVRVMSAALAPQPPAKPFDLEDCLKRLATKVRARTYGWEWDFSAALPVTQLSREEAEFWCSVMLAPRKRDEKPAEHAEKIRKENTVFTGKAPATLDTKNNYVPAEFVRCLAVLLTPAELIEYMFRPVGGRGFGFQMTRMRVYRDGFRKYVFPWLTAAERAAWKEAAKAAWNSAVWPTDFYATPPAPFMFGVMFGLRDEALSLVESWADNLYAADTSWDHAHYHCPQEIVLGLGTPELVAFHMRRLKLPLNRPVYIRGFLARTGLTALDVIARSIAAIGKKEDAEELFAEFGRVHAPEAAPHMLDLAHNSKAPRSSREWLDAHPAESVAGLIPVAAGGGKGAAAAVDYLNTLKRRGASALIEAQLAHFPADTVARIRASVLDVVEKVYPALPPEKIPAWWGGALAAAPLGKNKRPAWVKLPDLTPLILDIAGGQYALGEAQLGEVIAALQASTPEQKHPLAVALREHAEADSLDAFGWRLFELWLGEGAPSKEKWAFLALGLLGGDCSVLKLAPLIRVWPGESQHQRAVMGLEVLRAIGTDTALMQINGIAQKVKFKGIKERAAQCMEAIAETRGMSRAQLEDRIVPDCGLDERGSRVFDFGPRQFRFILGPEMKPMIRHADGTIKSDLPKPGAKDDATLAPAAVAEWKLLKKQIAEVAKIQAVRLEQAMVTGRRWAPGEFQQLIVKQPLMINLARLLLWGVYDAQGKLTGAFRVTEDQTFADENDADFTLPGDAAGASIGLAHPLQMSGQKQLLDQWGQIFGDYEIVPPFAQLGRTIHTLAPEHAQGAEIKHLATRGKLVAQTLVFGLEKLGWQRGIPQDAGWVNEHTKQFPGADITAVINYDEGFSVGYWEGAGEQTIERVFFVPGLYTPRMYPDHKNAIPLAQVDALVLSEVLNDCELLLMKAK, encoded by the coding sequence ATGACCACCCGCACGTTTGAATTCTCCGACGGTTCCTCCAACAAATTCTGGACAATCACACTCGACGGCAAGGCGCACACCGTGAACTACGGACGCATCGGCACGGCGGGCCAGACGCAGACAAAGGAGTTCGCCTCCGACTCCGACGCGCAAAAGTCGTTCGACAAGCTCGTCGCCGAAAAAACGAAAAAAGGTTACGTCGAAAAAACCGCCGGCGCGCCCCTGGCGCCCGTTGCTCCCGTTGCGAAAAAAGAAAAACCCGCGCCCGTCGCGGCCGCGAAGAAGGAGGCGGTTCCCGCGCAACCGGCCGCCGCGCCGGCTCCCGCACCCGAACCCGCGCCGGCGTTTTCCATCAACGCCGCGCTGCGCCGCGAGATCGATCTTGATGCCGCCGATTGGGCGGCCGTGCCGGAGGATTTTCCGCTGCCCGACGGCGCGGTTCGCGTGATGTCCGCCGCGCTCGCCCCACAGCCGCCCGCGAAGCCGTTTGACCTGGAGGATTGCCTGAAGCGACTCGCGACCAAGGTGCGCGCGCGCACATACGGCTGGGAATGGGATTTTTCCGCCGCGCTGCCCGTCACGCAGCTTTCGCGCGAGGAGGCGGAGTTCTGGTGCTCGGTCATGCTCGCGCCGCGCAAACGCGATGAGAAACCCGCCGAGCACGCCGAAAAAATCCGAAAGGAAAACACCGTGTTCACCGGAAAGGCGCCGGCGACGCTCGATACAAAAAACAATTATGTGCCGGCCGAGTTTGTCCGTTGCCTCGCGGTTTTGCTGACGCCCGCCGAGTTAATCGAATACATGTTTCGCCCGGTTGGGGGACGCGGCTTTGGTTTTCAAATGACACGCATGCGCGTTTACCGCGACGGGTTTCGCAAATACGTTTTCCCGTGGCTGACCGCCGCGGAGCGCGCCGCGTGGAAGGAGGCCGCCAAGGCCGCGTGGAATTCCGCCGTGTGGCCGACTGATTTTTACGCCACTCCGCCGGCGCCGTTTATGTTCGGCGTGATGTTCGGCCTGCGTGACGAGGCTCTCTCTCTCGTCGAAAGCTGGGCGGACAACCTTTACGCCGCCGACACCTCGTGGGATCACGCGCACTACCATTGCCCGCAGGAAATCGTGCTCGGCCTCGGCACGCCCGAGCTTGTCGCGTTTCATATGCGCCGCCTGAAACTGCCGCTCAACCGGCCTGTTTACATCCGCGGTTTTCTCGCGCGCACCGGGCTCACCGCGCTCGACGTCATCGCGCGCAGCATCGCCGCAATCGGCAAAAAGGAGGATGCCGAGGAATTGTTCGCCGAGTTCGGGCGCGTGCACGCGCCCGAGGCCGCGCCGCACATGCTCGACCTCGCGCACAACTCAAAAGCCCCGCGCTCATCGCGCGAATGGCTCGACGCGCATCCCGCCGAAAGCGTGGCCGGGCTGATCCCCGTCGCCGCCGGGGGCGGCAAGGGCGCGGCGGCCGCCGTCGATTATCTCAACACGCTCAAGCGCCGCGGAGCCTCCGCGCTCATCGAGGCGCAGCTCGCGCATTTCCCCGCCGATACCGTCGCACGCATCCGCGCGAGCGTGCTCGATGTCGTTGAAAAAGTTTACCCGGCGCTGCCGCCGGAAAAAATTCCCGCGTGGTGGGGCGGGGCGCTCGCCGCCGCGCCGCTTGGAAAAAACAAGAGGCCCGCGTGGGTGAAACTGCCCGACTTGACGCCGCTCATTCTCGACATCGCGGGCGGGCAATACGCGCTCGGCGAGGCGCAACTCGGCGAGGTGATCGCCGCGCTCCAGGCGAGCACGCCGGAGCAAAAACACCCGCTCGCCGTCGCGCTTCGCGAACACGCCGAGGCCGACAGCCTCGACGCGTTTGGCTGGCGGCTGTTCGAGCTCTGGCTCGGCGAGGGCGCGCCCTCGAAGGAGAAGTGGGCGTTTCTCGCGCTCGGACTTCTCGGAGGCGACTGCTCCGTGCTCAAACTCGCGCCGCTCATCCGCGTGTGGCCGGGCGAGTCGCAGCATCAGCGCGCCGTCATGGGACTCGAAGTGCTGCGCGCAATCGGCACCGACACCGCGCTCATGCAGATAAACGGCATCGCGCAGAAGGTGAAATTCAAGGGCATCAAGGAGCGCGCCGCGCAGTGCATGGAGGCGATCGCGGAAACGCGCGGCATGTCGCGCGCGCAGCTGGAGGATCGCATCGTGCCGGATTGCGGACTCGATGAGCGCGGCTCGCGCGTGTTCGACTTCGGCCCGCGCCAGTTCCGCTTCATCCTCGGCCCGGAGATGAAACCAATGATCCGCCATGCCGACGGCACGATCAAATCCGACCTGCCAAAACCCGGCGCGAAGGACGACGCCACGCTCGCGCCCGCCGCCGTGGCCGAGTGGAAGTTGTTGAAAAAACAAATCGCCGAGGTCGCAAAAATCCAGGCCGTGCGGCTGGAGCAGGCGATGGTCACCGGGCGTCGCTGGGCTCCGGGCGAATTCCAGCAACTGATCGTAAAACAACCGCTGATGATCAACCTCGCGCGCCTGCTGCTCTGGGGTGTTTACGACGCGCAGGGCAAGCTCACCGGCGCGTTTCGCGTGACGGAGGACCAGACTTTCGCCGACGAGAACGACGCCGATTTTACGCTTCCCGGCGACGCGGCGGGCGCGAGCATCGGCCTCGCGCACCCGTTGCAAATGTCCGGGCAAAAGCAACTCCTCGACCAGTGGGGACAGATATTTGGCGACTACGAAATCGTGCCGCCCTTCGCGCAACTCGGACGGACGATTCACACGCTCGCGCCGGAGCACGCGCAGGGCGCGGAGATCAAGCACCTCGCCACGCGCGGAAAACTCGTGGCTCAGACGCTTGTGTTCGGCCTGGAAAAACTCGGCTGGCAGCGCGGCATACCGCAGGACGCGGGCTGGGTGAACGAGCACACGAAGCAATTCCCCGGAGCGGACATCACGGCGGTGATCAACTACGACGAAGGGTTTTCGGTTGGCTATTGGGAAGGCGCGGGCGAGCAGACGATCGAGCGCGTGTTTTTTGTGCCCGGCCTTTACACGCCGCGCATGTATCCCGACCACAAAAACGCAATCCCGCTCGCGCAAGTTGACGCGCTCGTGCTCAGCGAAGTGCTCAACGATTGCGAGCTGTTGCTGATGAAGGCGAAGTGA
- a CDS encoding SGNH/GDSL hydrolase family protein, whose protein sequence is MNKLITHIFLSMFLALAGQSRADAKSQFPWSDPDALAFADETPLPAPDAAALNRTLPLNGKRLASGEPFTILAIGDSVTATGPYPEILARYLRRATGNENIAVARAAYPGKSVDAAVRRSGRDIDARPCDLALIMFGLNDQGALTPVESYIEQTEWLINHLRARGADVILLEPTPHINILARPGDKNPPPPEASIFRTLGFAGALRMLGAKTNTPVARTFDALWNAGAGASLAQTARNLRPYYPRHYNEIFSRLTETGDGGDTIHPNAYGHQLLACAVYETITNTISQTTPASLEITGKTLWKQNDKGAYTLITRLAISNTTSLARSGTLAIYPFPQDDRHETLAYALQPGGELAHDFTWPGVGAPGDLLAHPCVHVFAGPAPFLQIVNYANGRNRVRAIPAPFFPEVGFVRERIVATNATAAVRIKTPSGIRKINVPIPEGSPVGRIPLSTTIETPQGQIPIAGELAYVRQAAVFSGEAITDGSLDEWLGADTVGAWFPVGEPVQARWIRGHADYRKTPAECHTTWALKAGRDGIHLAFRARGDIGKDSFAVYFDTRPPEHLGTAGPYSWVDGIIKPSGKIILKPGDTFLNANAGLKAAYKTGGDGTTGGEIFIPYKTIGITQWPDGGELGLSIVWTHRHESGPPTRLMWSENGHPWSSRWFGVARRDPAGAQPYIIRIL, encoded by the coding sequence GTGAACAAGCTCATCACGCACATTTTTCTTTCGATGTTCCTCGCCCTCGCGGGTCAATCGCGTGCGGACGCAAAATCACAATTTCCATGGAGCGATCCGGACGCGCTCGCTTTTGCGGACGAAACACCGCTCCCGGCGCCGGATGCCGCCGCGCTAAACCGCACGCTCCCCCTGAATGGCAAGCGCCTGGCAAGCGGCGAGCCGTTCACAATCCTCGCCATCGGTGACTCAGTCACCGCCACCGGCCCCTATCCGGAAATACTCGCGCGTTATTTGCGGCGGGCCACGGGCAACGAAAATATCGCCGTCGCGCGCGCCGCGTATCCGGGCAAAAGCGTCGATGCCGCGGTGCGCCGCTCGGGGAGGGACATTGATGCGCGCCCCTGCGATCTTGCGCTAATCATGTTCGGGCTTAACGACCAAGGCGCGCTCACCCCGGTCGAATCCTACATTGAGCAAACAGAATGGCTCATCAATCACCTGCGCGCGCGCGGCGCGGATGTGATCCTTCTCGAACCCACGCCCCATATCAACATTCTCGCCCGGCCCGGTGACAAAAATCCGCCGCCGCCAGAGGCCTCCATATTTCGCACGCTGGGGTTTGCCGGAGCGCTTCGTATGCTCGGCGCCAAAACCAACACGCCGGTTGCGCGCACCTTCGATGCGCTATGGAACGCCGGGGCGGGTGCCAGCCTCGCACAAACCGCCCGCAATCTCCGGCCGTATTATCCGCGTCATTATAATGAAATCTTCTCAAGATTGACCGAAACGGGGGACGGCGGGGACACCATTCACCCAAACGCATACGGCCACCAGTTGCTGGCCTGTGCGGTTTACGAAACCATCACCAACACGATTTCGCAAACAACACCCGCGTCGCTCGAAATCACGGGAAAAACACTTTGGAAACAAAACGACAAAGGCGCCTATACACTTATCACCCGGCTCGCCATTTCGAACACAACTTCGCTTGCCCGCTCCGGCACGCTCGCGATCTATCCGTTTCCACAAGACGACCGGCATGAGACGCTCGCCTACGCCCTTCAGCCCGGCGGCGAGCTCGCGCACGATTTCACATGGCCCGGAGTCGGCGCGCCCGGTGATCTTCTTGCACATCCCTGCGTGCATGTGTTCGCCGGGCCGGCGCCTTTTCTTCAAATCGTGAATTATGCAAACGGACGAAACCGCGTCCGCGCCATCCCCGCGCCATTTTTCCCGGAGGTAGGGTTCGTGCGCGAACGTATCGTTGCCACAAATGCGACCGCGGCGGTCCGCATTAAAACACCATCGGGCATCCGCAAAATCAATGTGCCGATCCCCGAGGGCTCCCCTGTCGGGCGCATTCCGCTTTCAACAACAATCGAAACTCCACAAGGCCAGATACCAATCGCGGGCGAACTCGCTTATGTGCGCCAGGCCGCCGTGTTTTCGGGCGAGGCCATCACCGATGGATCGCTCGATGAGTGGCTTGGCGCGGACACCGTCGGCGCATGGTTTCCCGTCGGGGAACCCGTGCAGGCGCGCTGGATCCGGGGCCACGCCGATTACAGGAAAACACCCGCGGAATGTCATACGACATGGGCGCTCAAGGCGGGACGCGATGGCATCCACCTCGCCTTTCGCGCTCGCGGTGACATCGGCAAGGATTCGTTTGCCGTGTATTTCGACACACGCCCGCCCGAACACTTGGGAACAGCCGGGCCGTATTCATGGGTTGATGGAATTATAAAACCGTCCGGCAAAATCATCCTCAAGCCGGGCGACACGTTTTTGAATGCAAACGCGGGATTGAAGGCCGCGTATAAAACAGGCGGCGACGGAACCACGGGCGGCGAAATTTTCATACCATACAAAACAATCGGCATCACACAATGGCCGGACGGCGGCGAACTCGGACTGTCCATTGTATGGACGCACCGGCACGAGTCCGGTCCCCCCACCCGCCTCATGTGGTCCGAGAACGGCCATCCGTGGAGCTCGCGCTGGTTTGGCGTCGCCCGCCGCGATCCGGCCGGGGCGCAGCCTTACATAATTCGCATACTATAA
- a CDS encoding SGNH/GDSL hydrolase family protein, translating to MKKLTIALSAFIIAVALQDIRAAKPAPVLQPGDLVAVCGDSITEQKLYSLHIQQYLLFCQPAPGLMSMQFGWGGERAGGFVARVDNDVLPFKPTVATTCYGMNDGRYQRVNDETVAIYRSATTESVHKLKAGGVRAIIVGSPGVVDPAGFKRAGASADDYNKTLAALRDAARAVATAEGVLFADVHTPMMDAMTRAKAAHGEKYALARDGVHPGENGQLVMAYAFLKALGVSGDIGAYTVDYAAKRASATGGHRVINYSDGLLHVESTRYPFCFTGEPNGSGTLAMTAFIPFNDELNRLLLVVKNAPAKTRVTWGGTQKTFTAAQLASGVNLAAEFPQNPFCAPFFEATKKLQAQQRFETDAIKGPLNSLIKWRRDLPDAEPEYKAITQKLFSKMSAQREDSRAAVKPVRHQIKIEPAP from the coding sequence ATGAAAAAACTAACCATTGCTTTGTCCGCATTTATAATCGCCGTCGCGCTCCAGGACATCCGCGCGGCAAAACCGGCCCCGGTGCTGCAACCGGGCGACCTTGTAGCCGTCTGCGGCGATTCCATAACCGAGCAGAAATTATACTCGCTCCACATCCAGCAATACTTGCTTTTCTGCCAGCCCGCGCCCGGGCTCATGTCCATGCAATTCGGCTGGGGCGGCGAGCGCGCGGGCGGTTTTGTCGCGCGCGTTGACAACGACGTCCTTCCCTTCAAGCCCACCGTGGCCACCACTTGCTACGGCATGAACGACGGGCGCTATCAGCGCGTCAACGACGAGACCGTCGCCATCTACCGCAGCGCCACCACGGAGTCCGTCCACAAACTCAAGGCCGGGGGCGTGCGCGCGATCATTGTCGGATCGCCCGGAGTCGTTGATCCCGCCGGGTTCAAGCGCGCCGGTGCCAGCGCGGACGACTATAATAAAACGCTCGCGGCATTGCGCGACGCCGCGCGCGCAGTCGCAACCGCCGAGGGCGTCCTCTTCGCCGATGTCCACACACCCATGATGGACGCGATGACCAGGGCCAAGGCCGCGCACGGCGAAAAATATGCGCTCGCCCGCGACGGCGTGCATCCCGGGGAAAACGGCCAGCTCGTCATGGCCTACGCCTTTCTCAAGGCGCTCGGCGTCAGCGGCGATATCGGCGCCTACACCGTTGACTACGCGGCAAAACGCGCAAGCGCGACCGGGGGGCACCGGGTCATCAACTACTCCGACGGCCTGCTCCACGTCGAATCCACCCGATACCCGTTCTGCTTCACCGGCGAGCCGAACGGCTCCGGCACGCTCGCCATGACCGCGTTCATTCCGTTCAACGACGAGCTCAACCGGCTGCTTCTCGTAGTCAAAAACGCGCCCGCCAAAACACGCGTGACTTGGGGCGGCACGCAAAAAACATTCACCGCCGCGCAACTCGCTTCGGGCGTCAACCTGGCCGCCGAGTTTCCGCAAAACCCGTTTTGCGCGCCATTCTTCGAGGCGACCAAAAAATTGCAGGCTCAGCAGCGTTTTGAAACGGATGCCATCAAGGGCCCGCTCAATTCGCTCATCAAATGGCGCCGCGACCTCCCCGACGCCGAGCCCGAATACAAGGCGATCACGCAAAAACTATTCTCCAAAATGAGCGCCCAGCGCGAGGACTCGCGCGCCGCGGTCAAGCCCGTGCGGCATCAAATCAAGATCGAGCCGGCGCCGTGA
- a CDS encoding VWA domain-containing protein, with the protein MSNVSPPSSDEQTRTRQTRWRLVLGDGVESTLGGLSGEDAERDAALAYLYNREYSPGRNVRGGHPAGDLGESRLTVPEWINHVHRLFPQKTIERIERDALERYQLQEMVTNPDLLARAQPSQTLLKAVLHTKHLMNEQVLALARDLVRRVVAQLMEKLASEVRQPFSGALDRRRRSLVRVAKNFDIRTTLRRNLKHWRPDEKRLVLQTPHFYSRVRRQTDRWQLVILVDESGSMLDSVIHAAITAACFWNLRALRTHLVLFDTAVVDVTEHCVDPVETLMKVQLGGGTDIGQALNYAHSLIDNPRRAIVLLVTDFFEGAPVGRLYAEARRIIGGGSTLLGLAALDPDARPRYDEHVARQLAQLGAHVGAMTPGELAEWIAQKVG; encoded by the coding sequence ATGAGTAATGTTTCCCCGCCATCTTCCGATGAACAAACCCGCACGCGCCAGACGCGCTGGCGGCTTGTGCTTGGCGACGGCGTCGAATCCACGCTTGGCGGGCTTTCCGGCGAGGACGCCGAGCGCGATGCCGCGCTCGCCTACCTCTACAACCGCGAATACTCCCCCGGGCGCAACGTCCGCGGCGGCCATCCCGCCGGCGATCTCGGCGAATCGCGGCTCACCGTGCCCGAGTGGATCAACCACGTTCACCGCCTCTTTCCGCAAAAGACAATCGAGCGAATCGAGCGCGACGCGCTGGAGCGTTACCAGCTTCAGGAAATGGTCACCAACCCCGACCTGCTCGCCCGCGCGCAGCCCAGCCAGACGCTCCTCAAGGCCGTGCTCCACACCAAGCACCTCATGAACGAGCAAGTGCTCGCGCTCGCCCGCGACCTCGTGCGCCGCGTCGTCGCGCAGCTCATGGAAAAGCTCGCCTCCGAGGTGCGCCAGCCCTTCAGCGGCGCGCTCGACCGCCGCCGCCGCTCGCTCGTCAGGGTTGCCAAAAATTTCGACATCCGCACCACGCTCCGCCGCAACCTCAAGCACTGGCGGCCCGACGAAAAACGCCTCGTCCTCCAAACGCCGCACTTCTACTCGCGTGTGCGCCGCCAGACCGACCGCTGGCAGCTCGTCATCCTCGTCGATGAATCCGGCTCCATGCTCGACAGCGTCATCCACGCCGCGATCACCGCCGCCTGCTTCTGGAATCTCCGCGCGCTGCGCACGCACCTCGTGCTCTTCGACACCGCCGTCGTCGATGTCACGGAGCACTGCGTCGATCCCGTCGAGACGCTCATGAAAGTGCAGCTCGGCGGCGGCACCGACATCGGCCAGGCGCTCAACTACGCGCATTCGCTCATCGACAATCCGCGCCGCGCCATCGTGCTGCTCGTCACCGATTTCTTCGAGGGCGCGCCCGTCGGGCGCCTTTACGCCGAGGCGCGCCGCATCATCGGCGGCGGCTCCACGCTCTTGGGCCTTGCCGCGCTCGACCCCGACGCGCGCCCGCGTTACGACGAGCACGTCGCGCGCCAGCTCGCGCAACTCGGCGCGCATGTCGGCGCCATGACACCCGGCGAGCTCGCCGAATGGATCGCCCAAAAAGTCGGCTGA